One genomic window of Ignavibacteriales bacterium includes the following:
- a CDS encoding ORF6N domain-containing protein, whose protein sequence is MCQQAAQPGSAFQGGFFSFVSFVFKIELLIQETRDINEAVKNNPDKFPEGYVLELTKDDWDFLKSKFSTIDKRKKVESSNVVENFDHLEKLKYSPYLPKAFTEKGLYMLATILKSNIATQTTLAIIETFARIRELSKNIKDLSEIKDDSKKNRMLKKSGQIIAEILDDNMKVTDTETSIEINPAYRI, encoded by the coding sequence ATGTGTCAACAAGCCGCTCAACCGGGCAGCGCTTTTCAAGGTGGCTTTTTTTCATTTGTAAGTTTTGTTTTTAAAATCGAATTGCTTATTCAAGAAACTCGAGATATCAATGAAGCAGTTAAAAATAATCCCGATAAGTTTCCTGAAGGATATGTTTTAGAACTTACCAAAGATGATTGGGATTTTTTGAAGTCGAAATTTTCGACTATAGATAAAAGGAAAAAAGTTGAATCATCAAATGTGGTCGAAAATTTCGACCACCTCGAAAAACTAAAATATTCGCCATATTTACCAAAAGCCTTTACTGAAAAAGGTTTGTATATGCTGGCAACAATATTAAAAAGTAATATCGCTACTCAAACAACCTTAGCTATTATTGAAACGTTTGCTAGAATAAGAGAATTATCAAAGAATATTAAAGATTTGTCAGAAATAAAAGATGATAGTAAAAAAAATAGGATGTTAAAAAAAAGTGGGCAAATAATTGCTGAAATACTTGATGATAATATGAAAGTTACCGATACAGAGACATCAATTGAAATTAATCCTGCCTACCGCATTTAG
- a CDS encoding helix-turn-helix transcriptional regulator, with the protein MDDLEKYIVKRKSKSKKFAMSFEKGYESFKIGILLRQAREEVGVTQKELAEKLSTKKSAISRIENHAEDIRLSTLKSYLEALGKKLQINIQ; encoded by the coding sequence ATGGATGATTTAGAAAAATATATAGTAAAGAGAAAAAGTAAGAGTAAAAAATTTGCTATGAGTTTTGAAAAAGGTTACGAAAGTTTCAAGATTGGGATATTGCTTCGTCAAGCAAGAGAAGAAGTTGGGGTAACTCAAAAAGAGCTTGCAGAAAAACTCAGCACCAAAAAGTCTGCAATCTCTCGAATTGAAAATCACGCTGAAGATATTCGTCTCTCCACACTGAAGAGTTACTTAGAAGCATTAGGTAAAAAATTACAAATAAACATACAATAA
- a CDS encoding type II toxin-antitoxin system RelE/ParE family toxin: MREIIFYKTANNKIPIEEFFESLSDKQAEKILWVLRLIKQLERIPVEYFKKLESTNDIWEVRASSGNNEFRLLGFWHKSNFIVLTNGFRKKSQKTPKTEIELAESRKKGFLERS, translated from the coding sequence GTGAGAGAAATAATATTTTATAAAACCGCTAATAATAAAATTCCGATTGAGGAGTTTTTTGAATCGCTTTCTGATAAGCAAGCAGAAAAGATTTTATGGGTTTTACGTTTAATAAAGCAACTAGAAAGAATTCCTGTTGAATATTTTAAGAAATTGGAAAGCACTAATGATATTTGGGAAGTAAGAGCTAGTTCGGGAAATAATGAATTTCGATTGCTGGGTTTTTGGCATAAATCCAACTTTATTGTTTTAACTAATGGATTTAGAAAGAAATCTCAAAAAACACCTAAAACAGAAATAGAACTGGCTGAAAGCAGAAAAAAAGGTTTTTTAGAAAGGAGCTAA